GAGTTTACATCTAAAGGATAAAGACTCAAAGATTGCTGATGAAGCACAAGATTCTTTAGAAGACTTACAAAGCAAAGTTTATACAAACTTAGTTAAGACTACATTGTAGATTATGGTGCTGCATCTGCAGCACTATAAAAATAACTTAATTGATCAAATATTGTAAGAGTTCCGGATCAAGATCTTTTTTGATACCCGCAACTTCATCAATACTTTTTAGGTTAAAACCGTTTTTATCATAACAGATGATAGATTCTTGCTCTCCCATTAGCAAAGCATCTATGGCATAATGTACAAACTTGTATCCCATAAGACGATCGTAAGAGCTTGGATTTCCACCTCTTTGTATATGCCCAAGAACCGTAACCCGTGCTTCAATTCCAACCTCTTTTTCAAACCACTCCGCGATCTCGCTTGTATCTTGTTTTATACCTTCAGAAACTATGGCTAAAAAGTAGCGTCTTCCATGGTGAAGTTGCTTTTGAAATTCGTTTACGTAAAGCTCTAAATTGTAAGGAATTTCAGGAATTAAACAAAGTTCACTCCCCGAAGTTAAGTGTGATACTAGTGCTAAGTAGCCACAATCTCTTCCCATTGTCTCTATCACAAATGCACGTTTAAACGATGATGCAGTATCACGAATAGAATCAAGTGCATTTCGGATAACATTTAATGCAGTATCAACTCCTAGGCAGTACTCAGTTCCGTTAATGTCGTTATCGATTGTAGATGGGATACCGCAAAATTTTATTCCATGTTCTTTGTAAAAGATGTCAAGTCCACGAAATGAACCGTCACCCCCTAGCACTATAAGCATATCTATATTGTGTTGATCAAGATTTTTCTTTGCTATTTTTCTATACTTTTTCTCTAGAAAACGCTTACTTCTAGCACTTCCTATTTTAGTACCGCCTTTAGTGATAATACCGGCAACGTCCGCATAAGTTGCTTGCTCTATATTATTGTCAATCAACCCTTCATAACCGTCATAGATGAAGTAGGGTATTAAGCCTTTTTCTATAGAGTACTCCACAAAGTGTTTGATCGCAGGATTCATCCCTGAAACATCACCACCGGAACATAAAATAGCTATATTGTTATCCATTGCAACCTCGAACTGTATTTCTTAAAGTATTGTATCCAATTGTTGGGAATTCATCAACTAATCTCTATGGAACACTATTTGAATATTTCAGCTCTAGAGGATGATATTATGAGCAAACCATTACAAACAAACCCAATAAAACTATCACAGCCTATGGGAGCATTATTATGTTTTTTAGGTATTAAAAATTGTATGCCTCTTATGCATGGAGCACAGGGATGTGCTTCATTTTCCAAAGTCTTTTTTACAAGACATTTTAGCGATCCTATAGCGATCCAAACAACCGCGGTTAATGACATTACAGCTGTAATTGACGGCGGGGAATATTCAATCTCCGAAGCGATTAAAAACATCACAAAAAAAGTAACACCCGATTTAGTCGGACTTTTTACAACGGGGATGACCGAAACCAAAGGTGACGATATTAAAGGTGCATCCGTACTACTCAAAGATGAGCAATTGATGTGTTATGTCAATACTCCCGATTTTGAAGGTGGACTAGAGAGCGGTTTTGCAAAATCTATAGAGGCAATTGTTGATCAGCTGGTCAAAGAGCAAGAGAGTATAGATAGTAATAAAGCGGTAATTATCCCCAATGTAAATTTGACACCTATAGAGGTTGAAAAGATAAAAGAGGAGATAGCAAAGTTTGGATTTGAAGTGTATGCACTACCAGATTTAAGTGATTCTTTAGACGGGCATCTTGGTTTAAAACAAGGGGCACTCAGCAGCGGCGGAATAAGTGTTGAGGAGATAAAGTCTTTAGGTGATGCAAGTGTAGTTATCTCCATCGGTGCTTCAGTTAAAAAAGCGGGAGATTTACTGCAAACAAAAAATGAAAAGATGGAACATCTGCATTTTGACACTATTAGCGGTTTATTGGCAACGGATGCTTTTTATAAGGCACTCATGGAGTTTAAAACGATCTCAAAACCGCATCCGAGTGTAGTGAGATGGAGAAAAAGATTGCAAGATGCACTTTTAGATACCCATTTTGCAATCGGTGGAACAAAAATGATCATAGCACTCGAAGCTGATCAGGCTTTAAGCGTTGCTACAACAGTTTTAGAAGCCGGAGCAGATATTAAAACTATTGTTGTACCGACAAAAACAACCCTGTTGGATCATTTAGAGTGTGAAGTACTAGTGGGAGATTTTGAAGATGTAGAAGAGAGGCTTGAAGATGCAGACCTTTTAATTACAAACTTTCACGGTGAACGCATCGCCTATGAGCATCACAAAGCGTTATTACTGCGGGGCTATCCAAACTATGAAACTGTAGGAAATCAGCTAATTAACGACACCTTGTATGAGGGGAGTTGTTATCTCCTTTTTAGTTTGGCAAACCTTATAAACTCCTCTGCTCACCACTAGAAATTTCTCTAAGGAACACTTTCTGTATATATGAATACATATACATAAAAATATGGAGAGAAATCATGGCTTCAACAATTACAGTGACATCAAATGTCGGTGGAGTAGGAACAATTAGAGTTGCTTTTGCAACAAATGACAACGAGAACATTGATGCACACTTTGGAAGTGCTAAACAATTTAATGTTTATGATATCTCAAGCGAAGGTTTTGATATCTCTACGATCATCAAAATAGATAGCAAAGATACAGATAAAACAGTAGCGTTATTAGATAAATGTGACATAGTTTATTTTGTAAATATCGGTCCTACGGCAGCTGCAAAAATTATTAAT
This window of the Sulfurimonas sp. hsl 1-7 genome carries:
- a CDS encoding 6-phosphofructokinase yields the protein MDNNIAILCSGGDVSGMNPAIKHFVEYSIEKGLIPYFIYDGYEGLIDNNIEQATYADVAGIITKGGTKIGSARSKRFLEKKYRKIAKKNLDQHNIDMLIVLGGDGSFRGLDIFYKEHGIKFCGIPSTIDNDINGTEYCLGVDTALNVIRNALDSIRDTASSFKRAFVIETMGRDCGYLALVSHLTSGSELCLIPEIPYNLELYVNEFQKQLHHGRRYFLAIVSEGIKQDTSEIAEWFEKEVGIEARVTVLGHIQRGGNPSSYDRLMGYKFVHYAIDALLMGEQESIICYDKNGFNLKSIDEVAGIKKDLDPELLQYLIN
- the nifN gene encoding nitrogenase iron-molybdenum cofactor biosynthesis protein NifN: MSKPLQTNPIKLSQPMGALLCFLGIKNCMPLMHGAQGCASFSKVFFTRHFSDPIAIQTTAVNDITAVIDGGEYSISEAIKNITKKVTPDLVGLFTTGMTETKGDDIKGASVLLKDEQLMCYVNTPDFEGGLESGFAKSIEAIVDQLVKEQESIDSNKAVIIPNVNLTPIEVEKIKEEIAKFGFEVYALPDLSDSLDGHLGLKQGALSSGGISVEEIKSLGDASVVISIGASVKKAGDLLQTKNEKMEHLHFDTISGLLATDAFYKALMEFKTISKPHPSVVRWRKRLQDALLDTHFAIGGTKMIIALEADQALSVATTVLEAGADIKTIVVPTKTTLLDHLECEVLVGDFEDVEERLEDADLLITNFHGERIAYEHHKALLLRGYPNYETVGNQLINDTLYEGSCYLLFSLANLINSSAHH
- the nifX gene encoding nitrogen fixation protein NifX, with the translated sequence MASTITVTSNVGGVGTIRVAFATNDNENIDAHFGSAKQFNVYDISSEGFDISTIIKIDSKDTDKTVALLDKCDIVYFVNIGPTAAAKIINSGVFPIKYKEVVSIDEELKKIVSMLGTNPPPFIKKIIEKKAA